From Cucumis melo cultivar AY chromosome 3, USDA_Cmelo_AY_1.0, whole genome shotgun sequence:
aaaaactaaacgtcatttagatttgggtaaccaaatatatacgatcgtatacaaaaaatagtcaaatctaaacgatcgtataccaaaagaatctttaaaaatttatttaaatttaggaagccaaatctaaatgattgtataccaaaaaataaacaattgtgtaacaaaatctaaacaatcgtataccaaatcttgaaaaaaatcgtttagccaaatctaaacgatcgtataccaaacaatttgaaaaaaattgtttagattaggCAACCcaaatccaaatttaaacgatcgtgtaccaaatctaaacgattatgcaaccaaattaaatgatcgtgtataaagaatcttaaaaaaaaattatttagatttgacaaTCCAAAATAAACGATTAAATCTAAGCAATAGCCAAGTTTAAATGATCGTGCACCTTATATATTACATGCGTTGTTGACGACGCggttgatgagacattttttgtatttttttattatatgtaTGTGTTTTTTCGTTTTCAGAATTGTCATATAtcgtgtaaatattttgtcattttgttatattttttaaaaaaactcttaaaaatatttttaaaaaaatctttttatttcCTCTTACGTGAACATACCCACAATGTTTTCCATTTACTTTTTAACCTTTATGAAATAACCAACACTTCACTTTgccttttaaatttatttctaaGATTTTGTAATTAACCTTTTCATTTCCCCAAAACACATTTACTAAAATACCATTCTCACTTGCATTGCGTACATGCTTATTATTACGATTACAATTAAACCTATGAACTAAAAAACAAATAGCTATAAAGTGATAGCttggaaaattattttaaacaacacatgtattttttaaaaatactatttttagaattattttaaaaagtttttacTACCTATCAAATATGGATGTTATGATCTCTTTTCCATTAAAATTACTTTAAATATCGATTTAACTTACTTCATAAAAGAATAATTAACTACATTCAAATTAAATTCTTTGAgcaaaacatatatatatgaaacttacaaatatcatttaattattttgtaattgAACATCTTCATATATTAATTGCTTTCTTTTTCACCATATCTATAAATAGCTTGGAGATTTGCACGGAATAAAACACAAATTCATCccacgaaaaaaaaaaacaaaaacaaaactcCCAAACAACAAATACTTAGCAATGGCAAACAAAACCAATACAATGAGAGCAATAGTGATTCTCTTATTCGCGATAAACTTGTCAAAATTAGTTCAATCTTCCGGGGTAGACGAAGACTACAATTCACCTATATGGGATGGATGGGTAGACGAAGACAGAGGATACACTCTACGACCATGTTTGGATAGGATGAGAAGTGCAAAATGTCAGGTGGAACTATACAATTACTACTTCAATATAAGTAAGAAGGAATTGGATCTAAATTGTTGTGTTTTTGTTAAAGTCATGGGAAAGAAGTGCGCACAAGCTTTTACTTTTTGGTACCAATTTCCTGGATTGGAAATCTACGAGCCTAATCCTATGAAGGTTTATAATAATTGTATTACCAGACTTGATGCACCTCCACCTGCACCTTTTTAAACTTTTAGAAGTAACttctatattttattatatgaaTAAACAATACACCTATGTGTGTATAGAGCATGAAAAATccatttgattttttctttgaTCGGTCGATGACAAAattgtaatattattattaattaattaactactTTTCACTACCTATGGGGCTATATTTTATTAGTAATTTGAAAGATCAAATATGAATATACCAAACAGagaaattgtttaaaaaaatatattgacaCAAGAAATTTGGAGTCGTTGACATTTGAGTAAAAAGTGATTAAAAGATCGTAGTTACTCCCATTTGTCAGAATGGTTGTGATGGGAATTTTTTACATCCTAATTTTTTCTTTACAACTCCTCTtagtaatttttatttgttcttcatTGTAACCTACATGCTCGATCGAAGTAGTTACATATGAAGCGGTTTACTCTTTCATGTATCAGTGTAATTGAGACCATAAAAGTGGAACATTACAATCTGATGTAGACAAATTGATTaattacactacaagaaaagtgaCTTTCCATGACATttctaaagaaaagaaattgagaGGAGAGGAGAAAGAATTGTCATAATATGTGAAAATGCGCTTTTTTAGCAGAAAAAAACGTTGTTTTCAGATATTGtttttcgtgacagttatttggTGTCATAAAAGGGTATAggattttttaatataatttattaaaataaaaaaacttaattttattgaaaaaacacaatccctaatttttcttcctttcaattTGCCCTTTCCatgcctcctccccttccaaaaCGAAACCGACCAGCTTGTTCCACGCGATTGCCGTGCTTCCTCCGATGGCCGACCAGGTTGCTTCCGCCGACGCCCGCACAGTCCAGCTTCAGCCGACGCCCAACCAACCATCTTCAGCTGACGCCCGACGCCCGACGCACCCAGCCGACGCTCGACGACGCACCCAGCCGACGCCCGATGCACCCAGTCCAGCCGTCATCCGCGCACCCAGCCGACGCACCCAGTCCACCCGTCATCCGCGCAGCTCCAAATCTTTCGCGTACCCAGGTTCTAATCCATTTCTTTTTAACTGATACATAATATCCATCTCCAATTTTAAGGTTCTAGAATCAATTTAATACCCAATTAAATTACAAAGTAAATTTTTCTGATTGATGTAAGGATGAGTTTATAGTTTATGAAATTTGTGAATCCAATGTATCACTAATATTGATTACGAATTAGTTAAGAGGCATAGGGCAAAAATAGAGAAGACACTAGAGAACATGTGTCCTAATGTTAGTTTCATCAGTGTGAAGTTTATcgatgtttatagtttatggtgttgagttattttaatttggagTCGATAGTGGGAAACGTTATTAATGTCCTAAATTGAGGATCTACTTTTTTAAAGTTTGTTTTGGCGATCACATGCTTTCTTGCTTTCTTAAAGTTTGTTGGGTCATTAATTTAAAGTTTGTTTTGGCGATCACATGCTTTCTTGAATTGCAACTATAAAAGGAGTTGTATGTTTTCCTAATAAAAAGAAGATTTCACCAAAGATATATTGGATCTTTATAGATATCAAATACTATAGTTAAGTGACTTATTGGTTAACATGATCATCAATAGTTTCATTTGAGGTGTGCATTGTGTTTGGTGCATTATTGTTAAGAAATGTTGTTAGCAACTCTTTGCACAAATTGatctaaaaaaaactattgaaaatattaagAGTTTTTCATAAAGCGAAATTGTTAAGGGTACGGTTTACTTGCAATGTTGAAAGATCATAGAGCAACTAACTAACTCAATAATAAACTTGGAAAAAATAACTAAAGCTAGTTTTGTAGAGTTGTGAATAAGTAACCTTTCGAGGACACAAGTTTTTAAGGTGGGGAGATTataacacacatatataattaattttcatccgtttatattttattttgggcttCTTACCATACACGAATTATGAGTGGTAAATTATCCTCAATTTAGGctaaatttattatttccttatttgttttaatatttatgtatatttaccCTTGTCATACATTAATGAATCTTTGGCTTGGACATGCTTCTACTATTGTCATCCCTCTCTTTTGTAACATAGGTTTGTGTAAAGGGCAATTATAGAAGATTTGGTGTTTGTAACATCTACAGAatggacaaatcatggatgatggaaaattggatgtctagagaatatgatgtaggagttgaaagttttattcaatttggtttgtcTCATGCCAAAGGCTCTAATTCGATAAGATGTCCATGTCTAAAATGCGGGAATCGTTTACTTAAGGATGTCTCAATAGTTCGGTATCATTTGTATGCCAATGGAATTAATAAAAGTTACAAGATATGGTTCTGGCATGGTGAAGATTTCAACTCAGAGACGGTTAccagtaaaatggaaaataTAGTCGATTAAAAATATGAACAGGACGATTTGTTTAATACAGTAAACATGTTTCAATCCGCTCATGACGGATCTTGTAATACATCCAACACATTTGATACTATGTTTGATGATGCAAAGAAATCCTTATATCCAGGATGTAAGAAATTCACTAAGTTGTCAGCTCTCGTGAGACTATACAACTTAAAGGTTgatatggttggagtaacactaGCTTCTCTGAATTGTTGTCCATAATAAGTGATCTCCTACCTGACAACAACGAAATACCAACTTCTTTATACGAAGCGAAGAAAACACTAGGTGCCTTAGGACTCAGTTACCAAAAAATTGATGCATGtcctaatgattgttgtttgtatagaaaagagtatgcaaactcgacaaagtgtcctaagtgtggtttgtcaaggtggaagatcaataaaaaatcaacaaaggaaaacagTGGAGTTGCTGCCAAGCAGATGTGGTATTTTCCAATAGTTCCAAGATTTATAAGAATGTTTAAGAACTTAGAGAATGCTAAGAACTTGCGTTGGCATACGATGGATAGAAAAGTCGATGGTATTATCAAGGAAAATCCTTTGTATGACAATTCTGATTCTGCCTTTAGCAAGTAAAAAAAGGAAGCACATCCTGACGTGATGTCTATCATGATGGCTGATATAACGGCCGAAGCCGCCATGGCAGAGATAGAGAGGAAAATTAACTTCCTGATGAAAGCTGTGGAGGAACGAGACCATGAAATCACAGGGAGCAAATGCGGACTCGTGAAACTgctgagtcaagtcaaactTCTATTGTCAAAGCCACTGATAAAGGAAAGAATGTGGTAcaagaaaaccaaccacaacaacaatcagtcTCTGTTGCTTCTCTTTCAGTTCAGCAGCTACAGGATATAATTGtgaattccattagagctcagtaCGGAGGACCGCCGCAAACtactttcatgtactctaagccgtacaccaagagaatcgataacttgagaatgccacttgggtaccaacctccaaaattccagCAATTCAATGGAAAAGGCAACCCAAAGCAACATATCGTCCACTTCGTCAAAACATGTGAAaatgcaggatcaagaggagaccaactagtcaggaaattcgttcgaagcttgaaaggaaatgcCTTCGAGTGGTACACCAATCTGGAGCCAGAAGTCATTGATAGCTGGGAACAATTAGAAAAGGAGTTCCTCAACTGTTTCTATAGCACCAGACGTACCTTAAGCATGATGGAGCTTACAAACACCAAACAACGGGagggagagccagtcatcgattacataaaccgatggagagctGTCTTGACTGCAAAGATCGACTCACTGAACTGTCAGCGTTagaaatgtgcacccaaggcatgcattcGAGACTCCTATACATTTCACAAGGAATAAAGGCACAcacatttgaagagttagcaactcgcgctcatgatatggaattgagcATTGCCAGCAGAGGAACCAAGGATTTTCCTGTTCTTgaagtaagaaaagataagaaggaGACAAAGAGTGCTGAAAAGGTAGTGAAGAGCACTGTGAAAGAATCTATGGTCGTAAACACGACCCCACTGAAGTTccctaaaagaaaagaagggagaGCTGAAAAGAAGGATGATGGAAGCGAGAGACGACGTCTGACTTTAAAAGAAAGTCAGGAAAAAGTCTACCCATTTCCTGATTCATATATTGCTGACATGCTAGAGCAACTATTGGAGAAGCAGCTGATCCAACTGCCAGAATGTAAGCGACCTGAGCAAGCAGAAAAGGTGGATGATCACAATTACTGCAAATATCATCGGTTCATCAGTCACCCGATAGAGAAATGTTTTGTGTTGAAAGAGTTAATTCTAAGGTTAGCTCATGAGAAAAAGATCGAGTTGGACCTAGAGGAGGTAGCTCAAACAAACCATGCTGCAACAATGATAATGTCAGAGGCTCTTTCACCAAGATTGATTTTTGAGCAAAGGGAAAGCTTGGTTCAGTTCGGAACCTTCGAGCCTGTAGTGGTCCGATTCCATCAGGAAGTTGCACCCGAGGAttcttaagaaaaagaaagattgatcgaagaagacgatgaagggTGGACTGTTGTGACCtgtcgaaagaaaagaaaatcaactCTGATCCATAAAGAGCCTCGTTTCTACAGAAATTATAGAAGAGGGAATAAGgctcaaaagaataagaaaaagaagaaaactcaAAAGCTTAAGCTCGTGCACAAGGAAGATAAGGATTTTCCTCGAACTCAGCGCTTAGTAACCTTGGCAGATTTCTTTCCAACAAGATTCCTTGGTGATCATCAGGATGAAAACCCAGGAGTTGTTGCATGTCATGGTATTGATGCAATCGAAAAAGAAAGCATCCCGCTAAGATCATTAGAGGAGGAAGGAGAGTCAAAAGACCTATCGATGTTCAATGTGGATGATTTGTTatcacttcctcaagaaaccaaaaccaTACTCATTAATGCATTGTTGAATTCAGCAGCATCAAGTTCGAGTGCTCCAACTGCGACATACAAGAGTACTCCTTACTGCATGTCTATAGGCTTCTCATATGAGGATTTACAATTGGGatctaaacttcataatagaccCTTGTATGTTTCTGGATATGTTCGAGAACAGAGAGTCGACCGAATTCTCGTCAATAAAGGATCAGCTGTCAACATAATGCCAAAATCGACTATGAGGCAATTAGGAATCTTAATGGAGGAACTCTCAAATAGTAAACTGGTAATTCAAGGTTTCAACTAGGGCAGCCAAAGAGTAATAGGTATGATACGCTTAGAACTCATAATTGGTGACCTGAAGGCTAGTGCTTTGTTTCATGTCATAGATTTAAGGACCACTTGTAAGTTGTTACTCGGTCGTCCTTGGATTCATGGCAATGGAGTAGTAACATCGACACTGCATCATGGAAATGGCGTAAAGAAGGTTGAACCCGACTCCAACCCATTCTCAGAGGTTGAATCTCACTTTGCATATGAaaagttttatttaaagaatgaCAGTAGTCTAGAAGCCGTGTCTGTAGAAGTTCCTTTTGTAAACAGAGAAGATAATTTACAACTGAAATCACTTGCAAGCAGGGAACCACATAAAAGTACAGGAACCTTTCATTCTGGAAAGAGTGAGACGTCCACAAGCACCGCAAAAAATGTGATCTTCATGGATGAAAAGACTTCGAACCCATCGATTTTGCGCTATGTCCCCCTGTCGAGGCGCAACAAAGGCGAATCACCATTCATAGAGTCCCCACAAGGCTTGAAAGTTGGTGACATTGAAGTCTTAAAAGAAAGCTTTACTACACCACTTACCAAAATAACTAAGCAAGAAATAAAGATAGACCTGACAGAAGCAAGCTTGCCTCAAAGGCAGACGAAAGACGGGTTCGACCCCAAGGCTTAGAAATTGATGGCGAAAGCAGGTTATGACTTTACAACTCACACTGAgtttaaaagtttcaaaattcACGAACAACCTAAGCTTTCCTCAACCCAAAAGAAGCTATTACGGGAAGGAATGCTATACCCATGTCAAAAAAAGGACTCGGATACAAGTCACCAGAGCCAATTCGCATAACTAGAAAGGAGAAGGAAAAAGTGGTTGACAACAATCATATAACTGTAAAGGAGGTCGAtagtatggaagaaaaagaaggtgacAGTCAAAGAACCTCAGCATTTGATCGAATTAGTCCACATGTTGCACGTGCCCCAGTATTTGAAAGACTAAGCATGACAGAGGCAGAAAGAAAAGATCATCAGTCAACATCTAACCCTGATTGACGATCGACCTTTCAAAGACTAACTATGACCTTTAAAAAGGAGAAAGGTATATGTCAGGCCTCGATGACTACAAAACCATTGGCCTTTGAAAGGCTAAGCAtagctaaaaagaaaaatgtacaaACACCTCATGCTCCAATTATTAATCGTCTTGGGGATGGAGACCTACATGTCCAAACTGATTCTAGTATAGACACAAAGAAGAAGGAACCAACATCTCGCGTGTCGGTCTGGCGTCAAATTAAGCATATAGACATTAAGAGATGCCATGGAAGAAGTTTCCTTGTGAGgtaaagggagagagagaaattcgtagcaatgttccttcccgaatgaaaagaaaaacttttttaCTCTCAATACAAATCAAGGTTCCTTGAAGGTGAAAAGACATGatgttatattaattaatcCTGAAAAGGAAGACTTAGAACAAGGAGAAGGTGAAATCTCATGTCATCACATCACCATTCTTGAGGAATTAGAGATTGAAACTCCTGAAGAAGATGCGGAAGATGTCCCACAAAGTCTAGAGGATGGTGGCCAATCTACCGCAGACGAGCTGAAAGAGGTAAACCTTGGTACAATAGAAGAACCGCACCCAACTTTCATTAGTGTCTCTCTCTCTAGTGAAGAGGAGGGTAAGTACATGAGTTTGCTTACAAAGTATAAGGACATTTTTGTTTGGCCGTACAAGGAGATGCCAGGACTTGATCCAAAGGTAGCAATCCATCATCTTGCAATTAAACCAGGGTATCGACCGATTAAACAAGCACAACGACGAACCAGAGCTTATTCCCCATCGAGGTTGAAATCAACAAGTTGATTGAAGCAGAATTCATTCGCAAAGTCAAATATCCCACATGGATAGCAAATATTGTCCCTGTTAGAAAAAAGAACGGGCAGCTTCGTGTTTATGTAGACTTCCGTGACCTGAATAATGCGTGCCCTAAAGATGATTTTCCTTTACCCATCACAGAAATCATGGTTGATGTAACTACTGGACACGAGGCACTATCCTTTATGGATGGGTCGTCTTGATATAATCAAATACGAATGACCCTTTCAGATGAAGAAATGACAGCTTTCAGGACCCCAAAGGGAATATATTGTTACAAGGTGATGCTCTTTGGATTAAAAAATGCTGGTGCCACTTATCAACGTGCTATGCAATAAGTGTTTGACTATATGCTACATAAGTATGTCGAGTGCTACGTTGATGACCTTGTGGACAAATCCAAGAGACGACAAGACCATTTGAAGGATCTAAAAGTCGTGTTCGACCGCTTGCGAAAATATCAGTTGAGGATGAACCCTCTCAAATGTGCGTTCAGTGTAACTTCAGGAAAGTTTCTTGGCTTTATTGTAAGACATCGAGGGATTGAGATAGACCAGTCCAAGATTGATGCCATCCAGAAGATGCCAAGGCCAAAGAGCTTGCATCTCCAACCTGCCTGGTCGGTGCCAaccttttcaaaagttgatgagaaaagaagaaaattttgtgTGGGATGAGACTGGTCAGAATGCTTTTGATAACATAAATAAATACTTGCTCAATCCTTCAGTATTAGGAGCTCCAATACCTGACAAGCCATTAATATTGTACATTGCTGCACAAGAACGGTCTCTAGGCGCATTGTTGGCGCAAGAGAAGGAGAAAGGAAAGGAACGTGCTCTCTACTATCTAAGCAGAACTTTAGTTGGAGCCGAAGTTAACTATTCTCCCATTGAGAAAATGTGCCTTGCACTTTTCTTTGCCATCGATAAGTTGAGGCATTATATGCAGGCCTTCACGATTCATCTAGTAGCAAAGGTGGACCCTATAAAGTATGTTCTGTCTAGGCCGATTATCTCTGGATGCTTAGCCAAATGGGCGATTATACTCCAGCAATATGACATTGTCTATATTTCCCAAAAGGCGATAAAAGGACAAGCATTGGCAGATTTTTTGGCGGACCACCCAATTCCTTCAGATTGGAAGTTATGTGAGGATTTGTCAGATGATGAAGTTTTCTTCACGGAAGAGGTGGAATTTTAGACTATGTATTTTGATGGCGCTGCGCGAAGGAGTGGTGCAGGGGCAGACATCGTCCTCATTTCTCACACATATGTTACCTTATAGCTTTGTGCTTTCTATATTGTGCTCAAACAATGTGGCTAAATATCAAACCTTGATAATTGGCCTTCAAATGGCATTAGAAATCAGagtatcattcatagaaattTATGGCGATTCAAAGTTGATAATCAATAAACTGTCGCTTCAATATGATGTGAAACATGAAGACTTGAAGCCATACTTCGCTTATGCTAGACAATTGATGGAAAGGTTTGACAGTGTAATGCTGGAGCATGTCCCTAGAACAGAAAACAAAAGAGCAGACGCATTGGCAAATTTAGCCACTGTCTTGATGATGCCGGATAACGTAACTCTAAATATACCACTTTGTCAACAATGGATTATGCCTCCACTTTTGCCTGAATGTCAAAAGCGAACGTAACGACATCTCATTTGATTGACGAAGAAGCTTGGCGTCAACCCATCATAGAGTATCTTGAGCACGGAAAACTTCCGAAGGATTCTCGTCATAAAACTGAGGTACGAAGAAGGGCTGGACACTTTATTTATTACAAAGGAACTTTATATCGTCGTTCTCTTGAAGGACTCTTTCTTAGGTGTCTTGGAAAGGAAGAGTCGATAAAAGCTCTAGAGGAAGCACATGTAGGCGTCTGCGGAGCACATCAATCGGGACCAAAGCTTCAATTTTAGTTGAGAAGAATGGGCTATTATTGGCCTAAGATGGTTCAAGATTCAATGGACTATGCAAAGAAGTGTGAAGCTTGTCAATACCATGCAAACTTCATACATCATCCTCCAGAGCCTCTACATCCAACCGTGGCTTCTTGGCCGTTCGAGGCTTGGGGACTCGATCTAGTTGGTCCTATTACACCAAAATCATCAGCAGGACATTCTCATATCATTGCAGCAACAGATTATTTCTCAAGATGGGCTGAAGCCATTCCCTTGAGAGAGGCCAAGAAGGAGAACGTGGCAAACTTTATTCATACCCACATCATCTATCGATACAGTATTCCTCACCGGATTGTGACAAATAATGGAAGATAATTCTCCAATGGCATGATAGATAAATTATGtgaaaaattcaagttcaagcAATACAAGTCATCTATGTACAACGCAGCTGCGAATGGCCTAGCAGAAGCATTCAATAAGACGTTATACAATCTTCTGAAGAAAATTGTCTCCAAGTCGAAGAGGGATTGGCAAGAAAGAATCGGTGAAGCATTGTGGGCTTATCGAACCACTCATCGCACTCCTACAGGGGTTACACTATATTTGCTTGTTTACGATGTAGAAGTTGTCCTTCCCCTTGAAAGAGAAATCCCATCATTAAGAATGCAGTGCAAGAAGGGTTGACTACTGAAGACAATGTCAAGTTACgtcttcaagagttagaagtaCTTGATGAAAGGCGATTAGAAGCTCAGCAAGCATTAGAATGTTACCAAACTCGAATGTCTAAAGCTTTTGACAAACATGTAAAGCCTCGATCATTTCAAGTTGATGATTTGGTGCTTGCAGTAAGAAGACCTATCATCACGACAAGGCATACGGGGAATAAGTTTACACCTAAATGGGACGGACCATATATTGTCAAAGAAGTTTACACAAATGGCGCGTATAAGATTGTTAATCGAGGTGGATTAAAAATTGGCCCAATCAACGGCAAGTTTCTC
This genomic window contains:
- the LOC127148685 gene encoding uncharacterized protein LOC127148685; translation: MVQDSMDYAKKCEACQYHANFIHHPPEPLHPTVASWPFEAWGLDLVGPITPKSSAGHSHIIAATDYFSRWAEAIPLREAKKENVANFIHTHIIYRYSIPHRIVTNNGR